The sequence CGGAGAACACCAGCATGGCCGGCGCGAACCAGAGCATGACCTTGTTCATGATCTTCATCTGGGACTGCATCATCTCGGCGTTCTGGCCCTGCGGCTGGGAGACCTTGCCCTCAGCGCGCCGGCGTTCCTGGCGGGCCAGGGACATGCGCGCGTTGAAGTGGGTGGTCACGGCAATGATCGCAATGAGCGGCACGATGAGGATCGCCACCTTGCCGCGGGTGATGTCCGGCATCGCGTCGAGGATCTGCGAGTTCATGCGCAGGTTGGCGATGAGCGGGATATCGAAAAGCCGGGCGTCCACGTAGGACTGCACGTGCTCGGGCGAGAAGATGTAGTTCGCCGTCTGGCGGTTTTGCTCCACGGTCATCGGGTCGCCCGCGGTGTTGCCGAACCCGCCGGAGCCCTGCACGGTCCGGTCGAAGGAGCGCAGGACGTGGAACAGGCCAATGAACATCGGGATCTGCGCCAACATCGGCAAGCAGCCAGCCGCCGGCTTGAAGTCCATCTCCTGATAGACCTTCTGCATCTCCTCGGCCTGCTTGGTGCGGTCATTCGCGTACTTCGCGCGCACCTCTTGCAGCTTCGGCTGGGCCTCCTGCATGCGGCGCGAGGACCGCATCTGGTTGATGGTGGGCTTCACCATCACGGCCTTCAGCGTCCACGTCAACAGGACGATGGACAGGATCCAGGTAATGCCCCAATCGGGGTTCATGACGAGGCTAAGCAGCCAGTGCCACGCCCACATCACGGCCGAAATCGGCCAGTAAATAAAACCCATGTTGTGTTGTTCCTAGGTCGTTGTACGTACCGGGTCA is a genomic window of Corynebacterium massiliense DSM 45435 containing:
- the yidC gene encoding membrane protein insertase YidC; its protein translation is MGFIYWPISAVMWAWHWLLSLVMNPDWGITWILSIVLLTWTLKAVMVKPTINQMRSSRRMQEAQPKLQEVRAKYANDRTKQAEEMQKVYQEMDFKPAAGCLPMLAQIPMFIGLFHVLRSFDRTVQGSGGFGNTAGDPMTVEQNRQTANYIFSPEHVQSYVDARLFDIPLIANLRMNSQILDAMPDITRGKVAILIVPLIAIIAVTTHFNARMSLARQERRRAEGKVSQPQGQNAEMMQSQMKIMNKVMLWFAPAMLVFSGFIWPVGLLFYMLSNTVWTFVQTRWVQRKMDEEEAEEEERKKEAKRTSAPKPGARKRDNRSKKQRKKGNN